In one window of Microbacterium sp. PM5 DNA:
- the prmC gene encoding peptide chain release factor N(5)-glutamine methyltransferase translates to MTSPPVSGPPADLSALLRAASATLAAAGVPTPDVDAELLAAHVLSLTRGELLAAALRGDRAPDDTAAFDELIRRRATREPLQHLIGVAPFRHLELRVGPGVFVPRPETEMVAQLAIDALRAVPDAAPIAVDLGTGSGAIALAMATEVPHARVHAAENAVDAYVWAKENFAAHAPQARLAFIDLADAFRELDGTVAVLVSNPPYVPDAAIPRDPEVRHWDPPSALYGGADGLDVVRVLSEVGLRLLRSGGTLVIEHGEWQGAPIRALLDAAGWRACATHPDLTLRDRATTAIRP, encoded by the coding sequence ATGACCTCTCCGCCTGTCTCCGGCCCGCCCGCCGATCTGTCCGCGCTGCTGCGCGCCGCATCGGCGACCCTCGCCGCCGCGGGCGTCCCCACGCCCGACGTCGATGCCGAGCTGCTCGCCGCCCATGTGCTCTCCCTTACGCGGGGTGAACTGCTCGCCGCCGCTCTGCGCGGCGATCGGGCGCCGGACGATACCGCGGCGTTCGACGAGCTCATCCGCCGCCGTGCGACGAGGGAGCCTCTCCAGCACCTCATCGGCGTCGCACCGTTCCGCCATCTGGAACTGCGCGTCGGGCCCGGGGTGTTCGTCCCGCGTCCCGAGACGGAGATGGTCGCCCAACTCGCGATCGACGCGTTGCGTGCCGTGCCGGATGCCGCGCCCATCGCCGTCGACCTCGGGACGGGATCCGGGGCGATCGCCCTGGCAATGGCGACCGAGGTTCCGCACGCGCGCGTGCACGCCGCAGAGAACGCCGTCGACGCGTATGTCTGGGCGAAGGAGAACTTCGCGGCCCACGCCCCCCAGGCGCGACTCGCGTTCATCGACCTCGCCGATGCCTTCCGCGAACTCGACGGCACGGTCGCGGTGCTGGTGTCCAATCCGCCCTACGTTCCCGATGCCGCCATCCCGCGTGACCCGGAGGTACGACACTGGGACCCTCCGAGCGCCCTCTACGGCGGAGCGGACGGCCTGGACGTCGTCCGAGTGCTCTCCGAGGTCGGTCTGCGCCTGCTGCGTTCCGGCGGAACGCTCGTGATCGAGCATGGCGAGTGGCAAGGAGCGCCCATCCGTGCTCTCCTGGATGCGGCCGGGTGGCGGGCCTGCGCCACACATCCCGACCTCACCCTCCGCGACCGCGCGACGACGGCCATCCGTCCCTGA
- the rho gene encoding transcription termination factor Rho, producing the protein MESLSEIQTENTENVEGAQSAGAEETTADETTAAAEESAAEAVQTEAPDVEVPSDAEAPAAAEPEAAAEPEAAAEPAAVEPAAAEVEPTAEPTAAEAEPVAAEAPAVAEEKPAKAPRKRAPRRAKSTDVPPAEPAADEAAADVTEGSTAEPVAATPTTADEAPAAETAPESAESDTGAAVAETADTAETAETEGAAADATATAEGASETETPSRSRSRSRSRSRNRGQRGENAQGAQNAQGNASPAAASDESADSDDEQSPGRGRQRNKRRGPAQNGDEFETEIGEDDVLIPIAGILDVLDNYAFVRTTGYLPGASDVYVSLGQVKKYNLRKGDAVVGAIKQPREGEQSSRQKYNALVKVDAINGLSVDDAAERVEFGKLTPLYPQERLRLETAPEKLTQRIIDLVAPIGKGQRGLIVAPPKAGKTIVLQQIANAIATNNPEVHLMVVLVDERPEEVTDMQRTVKGEVIASTFDRPAEDHTTVAELAIERAKRLVELGRDVVVLLDSITRLGRAYNISAPTSGRVLSGGVDASALYPPKRFFGAARNIENGGSLTILATALVETGSKMDEVIFEEFKGTGNSELRLSRQLADKRIFPAVDVNASSTRREEMLLNPDEVKITWKLRRALAGLDPQQALEVVLGKLKETSSNVEFLYQMQNVQMKSVSTAGGGHSHGHENSIR; encoded by the coding sequence GTGGAGTCCCTCTCCGAGATCCAGACTGAGAACACCGAGAACGTCGAGGGCGCGCAGTCCGCCGGCGCCGAGGAGACCACCGCCGACGAGACCACCGCTGCCGCAGAGGAGTCGGCTGCCGAGGCCGTCCAGACCGAGGCGCCCGACGTGGAGGTGCCTTCGGATGCCGAGGCACCCGCCGCGGCGGAGCCCGAGGCCGCGGCGGAGCCTGAGGCCGCGGCGGAGCCTGCGGCGGTCGAGCCGGCTGCCGCGGAGGTCGAGCCCACCGCCGAGCCCACCGCCGCTGAGGCCGAGCCCGTCGCTGCGGAGGCACCGGCTGTCGCCGAGGAGAAGCCCGCGAAGGCTCCCCGCAAGCGTGCGCCGCGCCGCGCGAAGAGCACCGATGTCCCGCCGGCCGAGCCGGCCGCGGACGAGGCTGCTGCCGACGTGACCGAGGGCTCGACCGCAGAACCCGTCGCCGCGACGCCGACGACCGCCGACGAGGCTCCCGCCGCCGAGACCGCGCCCGAGAGCGCCGAGAGCGACACGGGCGCCGCCGTGGCGGAGACCGCAGACACCGCCGAGACGGCCGAAACCGAGGGTGCAGCCGCCGACGCGACGGCCACCGCGGAGGGCGCGTCGGAGACCGAAACCCCCAGCCGCAGCCGCTCGCGCAGCCGCAGCCGCAGCCGCAACCGTGGGCAGCGCGGTGAGAACGCCCAGGGCGCGCAGAACGCTCAGGGCAATGCGTCGCCCGCCGCCGCCTCCGACGAGAGCGCCGACAGCGACGACGAGCAGTCCCCGGGCCGCGGTCGCCAGCGCAACAAGCGTCGGGGCCCGGCGCAGAACGGCGACGAGTTCGAGACCGAGATCGGCGAGGACGACGTCCTCATCCCGATCGCCGGCATCCTCGACGTCCTCGACAATTACGCCTTCGTGCGCACGACCGGCTACCTGCCGGGTGCGAGCGACGTCTACGTCTCGCTCGGCCAGGTCAAGAAGTACAACCTGCGCAAGGGCGACGCCGTCGTCGGCGCCATCAAGCAGCCGCGCGAAGGCGAGCAGTCCAGCCGCCAGAAGTACAACGCGCTCGTGAAGGTCGACGCCATCAACGGGCTGTCGGTCGACGACGCCGCCGAGCGTGTCGAGTTCGGCAAGCTCACGCCGCTGTACCCGCAGGAGCGCCTGCGCCTGGAGACGGCGCCCGAGAAGCTCACGCAGCGCATCATCGACCTGGTCGCCCCCATCGGCAAGGGCCAGCGCGGCCTGATCGTCGCGCCCCCCAAGGCCGGCAAGACGATCGTGCTGCAGCAGATCGCGAACGCGATCGCGACGAACAACCCCGAGGTCCACCTCATGGTCGTGCTCGTGGACGAGCGTCCCGAAGAGGTCACCGACATGCAGCGGACGGTCAAGGGCGAAGTCATCGCCTCGACCTTCGACCGTCCCGCCGAAGATCACACCACGGTCGCTGAGCTGGCCATCGAGCGCGCGAAGCGACTCGTCGAGCTCGGTCGCGACGTCGTCGTGCTGCTCGACTCGATCACGCGACTGGGGCGCGCGTACAACATCTCCGCGCCCACCAGCGGTCGCGTGCTCAGCGGCGGCGTGGACGCGTCGGCGCTCTACCCGCCCAAGCGGTTCTTCGGCGCGGCCCGCAACATCGAGAACGGCGGGTCGCTGACCATTCTCGCCACCGCGCTCGTGGAGACCGGCTCCAAGATGGACGAGGTCATCTTCGAGGAGTTCAAGGGCACCGGCAACAGCGAGCTGCGCCTGTCGCGCCAGCTGGCCGACAAGCGGATCTTCCCGGCCGTCGACGTCAACGCATCCTCGACCCGCCGCGAAGAGATGCTGCTGAACCCGGACGAGGTCAAGATCACCTGGAAGCTGCGTCGCGCCCTCGCCGGCCTCGACCCGCAGCAGGCCCTCGAGGTGGTGCTCGGCAAGCTCAAGGAGACGAGCTCCAACGTCGAGTTCCTCTACCAGATGCAGAACGTGCAGATGAAGTCGGTGTCCACGGCCGGCGGCGGCCACAGCCACGGGCACGAGAACAGCATCCGCTGA
- a CDS encoding MraY family glycosyltransferase → MRFYLLTVLLTGAATLAFTWAVWRIGMRFKLYPEIRERDVHTTPKPRVGGVAMFLGVLVAFALSSQIPYFSIFWADPAVIWSLLGASALIVVVGVADDLFDLDWMIKLGAQFLAAGIVVGFGGIQIFFIPFGQQFVVSSFASFAMSVVAIVIVMNAVNFIDGLDGLVAGVALISNAVFFVYSYLVARDTGASSYSSLASFIAVALIGVCIGFLPLNWNPSKLFMGDSGALLLGLLMASSAIVFTGNLPPALLGDNDVFGRSQLLGAFIPILLPVVVVLLPLLDFGMAIVRRMARGKSPFSPDRKHLHHRMLDMGHSDRDAVLIFYAWTAVVSVGVLLMYIGTTQGWPGDYTVGVVFVLIGVAACLVVTLQPSVRPPASPTGAATLSDPTPRNP, encoded by the coding sequence ATGAGGTTCTATCTGCTCACCGTCCTGCTGACGGGCGCGGCGACGCTCGCCTTCACGTGGGCGGTGTGGCGGATCGGCATGCGCTTCAAGCTCTATCCCGAGATCCGCGAGCGCGACGTGCACACCACACCCAAGCCGCGCGTCGGCGGCGTCGCGATGTTCCTCGGCGTGCTCGTCGCCTTCGCGCTGTCGTCGCAGATCCCGTACTTCTCCATCTTCTGGGCCGATCCCGCCGTGATCTGGTCGCTGCTGGGCGCCTCCGCACTGATCGTCGTCGTGGGCGTCGCCGATGACCTCTTCGACCTGGACTGGATGATCAAGCTCGGGGCGCAGTTCCTGGCCGCCGGCATCGTCGTCGGCTTCGGCGGCATCCAGATCTTCTTCATCCCGTTCGGCCAGCAGTTCGTCGTGTCGAGCTTCGCCAGCTTCGCGATGTCGGTCGTGGCGATCGTCATCGTGATGAACGCGGTCAACTTCATCGACGGCCTCGACGGTCTCGTCGCCGGCGTCGCGCTCATCTCCAACGCCGTCTTCTTCGTCTACTCGTATCTCGTCGCCCGCGATACCGGCGCGTCGAGTTACTCGAGCCTGGCATCGTTCATCGCCGTCGCGCTGATCGGCGTGTGCATCGGGTTCCTTCCCCTCAACTGGAATCCGTCGAAGCTGTTCATGGGCGACTCCGGAGCGCTGCTGCTCGGCCTTCTCATGGCGTCGTCGGCGATCGTGTTCACGGGCAACCTGCCGCCGGCGCTGCTGGGCGACAACGACGTGTTCGGGCGTTCGCAGCTGCTCGGCGCGTTCATCCCGATCCTGCTGCCGGTCGTGGTGGTCCTCCTGCCGCTGCTCGACTTCGGGATGGCGATCGTGCGTCGCATGGCTCGCGGCAAGTCGCCGTTCTCGCCCGACCGCAAGCACCTGCACCACCGCATGCTCGATATGGGACACAGCGATCGTGATGCGGTGCTCATCTTCTACGCGTGGACCGCGGTCGTCTCGGTGGGCGTGCTGCTCATGTACATCGGCACGACCCAGGGGTGGCCGGGCGATTACACGGTCGGCGTGGTCTTCGTCCTCATCGGCGTCGCGGCCTGCCTCGTCGTCACCCTGCAGCCGTCCGTGCGTCCGCCCGCGTCACCGACCGGTGCCGCCACGTTGTCCGATCCGACCCCGAGGAATCCATGA
- a CDS encoding phage holin family protein: MITFLLRAVVFLASAAVGLIVADIVLPGFSIDWRSPVGFILAIVIFAVLQSVLAPWLARVAQRNAPAFLGGIGIVSTFVALVVTALIPGAGLTIGLPWWTWIVAPMIVWVVTAIAAFLLPAVLLKKKVQDRRES; this comes from the coding sequence ATGATCACGTTCCTGCTGCGAGCCGTCGTCTTTCTCGCCTCCGCTGCGGTCGGCCTCATCGTCGCCGACATCGTGCTGCCGGGCTTCAGCATCGATTGGCGCAGCCCGGTGGGGTTCATTCTCGCAATCGTCATCTTCGCCGTGCTGCAGAGCGTCCTCGCGCCGTGGTTGGCCCGGGTGGCGCAGCGAAACGCTCCCGCCTTCCTCGGCGGCATCGGGATCGTCTCGACCTTCGTCGCGCTGGTGGTCACAGCGCTCATCCCGGGCGCCGGACTCACCATCGGCCTCCCGTGGTGGACCTGGATCGTCGCGCCGATGATCGTCTGGGTCGTCACCGCGATCGCGGCGTTCCTGCTGCCGGCCGTGCTGCTGAAGAAGAAGGTCCAGGACCGACGCGAGAGCTGA
- the prfA gene encoding peptide chain release factor 1 yields the protein MFESVQALIDEHRAVQEELSDPAVHADAARAKRVNRRYAELSRIVAAHDAWRAADDDLAAARELAREDDAFAEEVPALEERVAAAQEKLRRLLIPRDPDDARDVILEVKAGEGGAESALFAADLLRMYLQYAASMGWKTELLERNESDLGGYKDVQVAIKGSSSDPAQGVWAHLKYEGGVHRVQRVPATESQGRIHTSTTGVLVFPEVDEPEEVQIDPNDLKIDVFRSSGPGGQSVNTTDSAVRITHLPTGIVVSMQNEKSQLQNREAGMRVLRARLLAKQQEERDAAASDARRSQIRGMDRSERIRTYNFPENRIADHRTGYKAYNLDQVMDGALGPLIESAIAADEEARLAALGAD from the coding sequence GTGTTCGAGTCCGTCCAGGCGCTGATCGACGAGCACCGCGCGGTTCAGGAGGAGCTCTCCGACCCCGCTGTGCACGCCGATGCTGCGCGCGCCAAGCGCGTCAATCGTCGCTACGCCGAGCTGTCCCGGATCGTCGCTGCCCACGATGCGTGGCGAGCGGCGGACGACGACCTCGCGGCGGCGCGTGAGCTCGCCCGTGAGGACGACGCCTTCGCCGAGGAGGTTCCGGCGCTCGAAGAGCGGGTCGCTGCAGCGCAGGAGAAACTGCGGCGCCTGCTCATCCCGCGCGATCCGGACGATGCGCGCGATGTCATCCTCGAGGTCAAGGCGGGGGAGGGCGGAGCCGAGTCGGCGCTGTTCGCGGCCGATCTGCTGCGGATGTATCTGCAGTACGCGGCATCCATGGGCTGGAAGACCGAGCTGCTGGAGCGCAACGAGTCCGACCTCGGGGGCTACAAAGACGTCCAGGTCGCGATCAAGGGTTCCTCCAGCGACCCGGCGCAGGGTGTCTGGGCGCACTTGAAGTACGAGGGAGGGGTGCACCGCGTGCAGCGTGTGCCCGCCACCGAGTCGCAGGGCCGGATCCACACCTCGACGACGGGCGTGCTCGTCTTTCCCGAGGTCGATGAGCCCGAAGAGGTGCAGATCGATCCCAACGACCTGAAGATCGACGTGTTCCGCTCCTCCGGTCCCGGCGGCCAGTCGGTCAATACGACCGACTCCGCGGTGCGCATCACCCACCTGCCCACCGGCATCGTCGTGTCGATGCAGAACGAGAAGAGCCAGCTGCAGAACCGCGAGGCCGGCATGCGCGTGCTCCGCGCCCGCCTGCTCGCCAAGCAGCAGGAGGAGCGGGATGCCGCGGCATCCGATGCCCGTCGTTCGCAGATCCGGGGGATGGACCGTTCGGAGCGCATCCGCACGTACAACTTCCCCGAGAACCGCATCGCGGACCACCGCACGGGCTACAAGGCCTACAACCTCGATCAGGTGATGGACGGGGCGCTCGGCCCGCTCATCGAGTCGGCGATCGCCGCCGACGAAGAGGCGCGACTCGCGGCGCTGGGCGCCGACTGA
- the thrB gene encoding homoserine kinase: MTTLASVERSVAVRVPATSANLGPGFDTLGLALSSYDELTVTALPERGLEILVSGEGAADVPTDASHLVVRSMAYAFEAVGREMPGIRLEAHNTIPHGRGMGSSGAAVVAGLLAAKGLLAGEVEIGPDALLRLATELEGHPDNVAPALFGGLTIAWMDENGPQHKKLLVHRGVSPLVFVPDFTMSTAVARGLAPLQVPREDAVFNVSRSALLIAALTQSPELLMAATEDKLHQSYRAQAMPATDQLVRALRARGFAAVVSGAGPSVLVLADGPGQRLEAAEVAASVTDTPWEPRMLAVDVKGGTVRNHTEGATA; the protein is encoded by the coding sequence ATGACCACCCTCGCTTCCGTGGAACGCTCCGTCGCGGTCCGTGTACCCGCCACGAGTGCCAACCTCGGTCCCGGGTTCGACACTCTGGGCCTCGCTCTGAGCTCGTATGACGAACTCACCGTCACCGCTCTGCCGGAGCGTGGACTGGAGATTCTCGTGTCGGGCGAGGGGGCGGCCGATGTCCCGACCGATGCTTCGCACCTGGTCGTGCGCTCGATGGCCTACGCCTTCGAGGCGGTCGGGCGCGAGATGCCCGGCATCCGTCTGGAGGCGCACAACACGATTCCACACGGGCGGGGCATGGGATCGTCGGGTGCCGCCGTCGTCGCGGGTCTGCTCGCGGCGAAGGGCCTGCTCGCCGGCGAGGTCGAGATCGGCCCCGATGCGCTGCTGCGCCTCGCGACCGAGCTCGAAGGACATCCCGACAACGTCGCTCCCGCGCTGTTCGGCGGACTGACGATCGCGTGGATGGACGAGAACGGTCCGCAACACAAGAAGCTCCTCGTGCACCGCGGCGTCTCGCCGCTCGTGTTCGTTCCCGATTTCACGATGTCGACCGCCGTCGCCCGAGGTCTCGCACCTCTTCAGGTGCCTCGTGAGGATGCCGTGTTCAACGTCTCTCGCTCTGCGCTGCTGATCGCAGCCCTCACGCAGAGCCCGGAGCTGCTGATGGCCGCCACCGAGGACAAGCTGCACCAGTCGTACCGCGCGCAGGCGATGCCGGCGACCGATCAGCTCGTCCGCGCGCTGCGGGCACGCGGCTTCGCCGCCGTCGTCTCCGGCGCAGGGCCCAGCGTGCTCGTGCTCGCGGACGGCCCGGGTCAGCGTCTGGAGGCGGCGGAGGTCGCGGCATCCGTGACGGACACCCCGTGGGAGCCGCGCATGCTCGCCGTCGACGTCAAGGGTGGTACAGTGAGGAACCATACGGAGGGTGCCACGGCGTGA
- the cysK gene encoding cysteine synthase A — translation MSGIHSDITSAFGNTPLVRLNRISEGLPGTVLAKLEFYNPASSVKDRLGIAIVDAAEASGALQPGGTIVEGTSGNTGIALAMVGAARGYKVILTMPASMSVERRMLLKAYGAELVLTEPALGMKGAVAKAEEIAAATPGAVLAKQFANEANPAIHRKTTAEEILRDTDGEIGYFVAGIGTGGTITGVGQVLKERVPEAKVIAVEPADSPLLTKGTPGPHKIQGIGPNFIPEILDQGVIDEVVDVEFDDAIRVAREVATTEGILVGISSGAAIWAALQIAARPEAEGKNIVVIIPSFGERYLSTALYEHLRED, via the coding sequence ATGTCCGGCATCCACTCCGACATCACGAGCGCATTCGGCAACACCCCACTGGTGCGCCTGAACCGCATCAGCGAGGGCCTGCCCGGCACGGTGCTCGCCAAGCTCGAGTTCTACAACCCCGCGTCCTCCGTGAAGGACCGTCTGGGCATCGCCATCGTCGATGCGGCCGAAGCCTCCGGTGCACTGCAGCCCGGCGGCACGATCGTCGAGGGCACGAGCGGCAACACCGGCATCGCACTGGCGATGGTCGGCGCCGCACGCGGCTACAAGGTCATCCTCACGATGCCGGCATCGATGTCGGTCGAGCGCCGCATGCTCCTGAAGGCATACGGGGCGGAGCTCGTGCTCACCGAGCCCGCACTCGGGATGAAGGGCGCGGTCGCGAAGGCCGAGGAGATCGCCGCCGCCACACCGGGCGCGGTCCTGGCCAAGCAGTTCGCGAACGAGGCGAACCCCGCCATCCACCGCAAGACGACGGCGGAGGAGATCCTCCGCGACACCGACGGGGAGATCGGCTACTTCGTCGCCGGCATCGGCACCGGCGGAACCATCACGGGTGTCGGCCAGGTCCTCAAGGAGCGCGTGCCCGAGGCGAAGGTCATCGCCGTCGAGCCCGCCGACTCCCCGCTGTTGACCAAGGGAACCCCCGGACCCCACAAGATCCAGGGCATCGGTCCCAACTTCATTCCGGAGATCCTCGACCAGGGCGTGATCGACGAGGTCGTGGATGTCGAGTTCGACGACGCCATCCGCGTGGCACGAGAGGTGGCGACCACCGAGGGGATCCTGGTCGGCATCTCGTCGGGCGCCGCCATCTGGGCAGCCCTGCAGATCGCCGCGCGTCCGGAGGCCGAGGGCAAGAACATCGTCGTGATCATCCCCTCCTTCGGCGAGCGCTACCTCTCCACCGCGCTCTACGAGCACCTGCGCGAGGACTGA
- a CDS encoding L-threonylcarbamoyladenylate synthase, which translates to MSEFFDARDAEQLLPGLRKARQAIGRGELIVMPTDTVYGIAADAFSASAVAALLAAKGRGRQSPPPVLVAGLSTMRALVAEVPAPVERLVEEFWPGGLTIVLPSQPSLSWDLGDTHGTVAVRMPADRIALELLEDCGPLAVSSANLTGKAAAVDAHNAYNMLRDSVAVYLDGGPSTHGVASTIVDATGLVGAGDRPVRVLREGAVSRARLREVLGDLLEPDPEPLDDASAS; encoded by the coding sequence ATGTCTGAGTTCTTCGACGCACGCGACGCCGAGCAGCTGCTTCCCGGGCTGCGCAAGGCGCGCCAGGCCATCGGTCGCGGCGAGCTCATCGTGATGCCGACCGACACGGTCTACGGCATCGCCGCAGACGCCTTCAGTGCGAGCGCGGTCGCCGCGCTCCTGGCCGCGAAGGGCCGCGGGAGGCAGTCGCCACCGCCGGTGCTCGTCGCCGGTCTGTCGACGATGCGCGCGCTCGTCGCGGAGGTCCCGGCCCCGGTCGAACGTCTCGTCGAGGAATTCTGGCCCGGCGGGCTGACGATCGTGCTGCCGTCGCAGCCCTCGCTGTCGTGGGATCTGGGAGACACGCACGGCACCGTCGCGGTGCGCATGCCCGCCGATCGCATCGCGCTCGAGCTGTTGGAGGACTGCGGGCCGCTCGCGGTCTCCAGCGCCAACCTCACGGGCAAGGCCGCGGCCGTCGACGCGCACAACGCCTACAACATGCTGCGTGACAGTGTCGCGGTGTATCTGGACGGCGGCCCCTCCACGCACGGCGTCGCTTCGACGATCGTGGACGCGACCGGACTGGTCGGCGCCGGCGATCGTCCCGTCCGGGTCCTGCGTGAGGGCGCCGTGTCGCGCGCGCGCCTGCGCGAAGTGCTCGGTGACCTGCTCGAACCCGATCCCGAACCGCTCGACGACGCCTCCGCGTCATGA
- the epsC gene encoding serine O-acetyltransferase EpsC translates to MSGTSTDTAAPRLGAFARVREDIAAAKLRDPAARGAAEIAVLYSGLHAIWIYRVAHALWRRGWRFAARALSQAARWVTGVEIHPGATIGRRFFIDHGMGVVIGETAEIGDDVMLYHGVTLGGRTRDAGKRHPTLGDGVAVGAGAKILGPITIGAGSVVGANAVVTRDAPADSVLVGVPATARSRRAGEETRALLTTPEYFI, encoded by the coding sequence GTGAGTGGCACCTCTACCGATACCGCTGCGCCGCGGCTCGGGGCCTTCGCACGCGTCCGTGAAGACATCGCGGCCGCGAAGCTGAGAGACCCCGCAGCCCGCGGCGCAGCGGAGATCGCGGTTCTGTACTCCGGTCTGCACGCCATCTGGATCTACCGCGTCGCGCACGCGCTGTGGCGTCGCGGGTGGCGCTTTGCCGCGCGGGCTCTCTCCCAGGCGGCGCGGTGGGTGACGGGCGTGGAGATCCACCCCGGCGCGACGATCGGCCGCCGCTTCTTCATCGATCACGGCATGGGCGTGGTGATCGGTGAGACCGCCGAGATCGGCGACGACGTGATGCTCTACCACGGCGTGACGCTGGGCGGACGTACACGCGACGCCGGTAAGCGGCACCCCACCCTCGGTGACGGCGTCGCGGTCGGCGCGGGAGCGAAGATCCTCGGCCCGATCACGATCGGCGCCGGCTCGGTCGTCGGCGCCAATGCCGTCGTCACTCGCGATGCTCCCGCGGATTCCGTGCTGGTCGGCGTCCCCGCCACGGCTCGCTCCCGCCGCGCGGGGGAAGAGACGCGCGCGCTGCTGACGACGCCCGAGTACTTCATCTGA
- the thrC gene encoding threonine synthase, producing MAHVWQGVLREYADRLGVAETSTVVTLGEGGTPLIPAAALSQQTGANVFIKFEGMNPTGSFKDRGMTVALSRAVEHGAKAVICASTGNTSASAAAYAAHAGITAAVLVPEGKIAMGKLSQAVVHGGRLIQVRGNFDDCLEIARELADNYPVHLVNSVNPDRIEGQKTAAYEVVSQLGDAPDFHLIPVGNAGNYTAYSRGYREEAARGVATKVPRMFGFQADGSAPLVRGEVVRNPETIASAIRIGNPASWELALEARDATQGWFGAIDDARILAAQKLLASTAGVFVEPASAIGVAGLLDRAAAGVIPAGATVVITVTGHGLKDPQWALRNADGTEVEPTVVDATTSEVASVLDLA from the coding sequence ATGGCACACGTCTGGCAGGGAGTCCTGCGTGAGTACGCCGATCGACTCGGAGTCGCCGAGACCTCGACGGTCGTGACGCTCGGCGAGGGCGGTACACCGCTCATTCCGGCGGCGGCGCTGTCGCAGCAGACCGGCGCGAACGTCTTCATCAAGTTCGAGGGCATGAACCCGACGGGCTCCTTCAAAGACCGCGGCATGACGGTGGCCCTCTCTCGCGCCGTCGAGCACGGCGCGAAGGCCGTCATCTGCGCGTCGACCGGCAACACCTCGGCATCCGCTGCCGCCTACGCGGCGCACGCGGGCATCACGGCAGCGGTGCTCGTGCCGGAGGGCAAGATCGCGATGGGCAAGCTCAGCCAGGCGGTCGTCCACGGCGGCCGGCTGATCCAGGTGCGCGGCAACTTCGACGACTGCCTGGAGATCGCGCGAGAGCTGGCGGACAACTACCCCGTCCACCTCGTCAACTCGGTCAACCCCGACCGCATCGAGGGGCAGAAGACGGCCGCCTACGAGGTCGTCTCTCAGCTCGGCGACGCGCCCGACTTCCACCTCATCCCGGTGGGCAACGCCGGCAACTACACGGCGTACTCGCGCGGATACCGCGAAGAGGCCGCACGCGGCGTCGCGACCAAGGTGCCGCGGATGTTCGGCTTCCAGGCAGACGGTTCGGCGCCGCTCGTGCGCGGCGAGGTCGTCCGCAACCCCGAGACGATCGCCTCGGCCATCCGTATCGGCAACCCGGCGTCGTGGGAACTCGCCCTCGAAGCCCGCGACGCGACGCAGGGCTGGTTCGGCGCGATCGACGACGCGCGCATCCTCGCGGCCCAGAAGCTGCTCGCCAGCACGGCCGGCGTCTTCGTGGAGCCGGCGTCGGCCATCGGTGTTGCGGGCCTGCTCGACCGTGCCGCCGCGGGCGTCATCCCCGCGGGCGCCACGGTCGTCATCACGGTCACCGGACACGGTCTGAAGGACCCCCAGTGGGCCCTGCGCAACGCCGATGGCACCGAGGTCGAGCCCACGGTGGTCGATGCGACCACCAGTGAGGTCGCGTCCGTCCTCGACCTGGCATGA